The proteins below come from a single Cryptococcus gattii WM276 chromosome D, complete sequence genomic window:
- a CDS encoding Pol II transcription elongation factor, putative (Similar to TIGR gene model, INSD accession AAW43277.1), producing the protein MPAPRLLCPVIELTPLPPAVRALYAPPPAQSRHRTFCGKCRRPPASRILASLHTRPKKRKRPSPEDDDDDDLWSDSELVHILQGWVTCRRCVVASHYGCLSSSQKKTVLESLRAQDLAALGSTDPTVEVLDVPLRKTLAIGQETDFLCAKCTEGAPCFVCCKDQLQSNTPLLFRCLRCKQAAHYEHLKVPKSLGENAHLAEIAHTYQTQTDDGAAWTCHQCRESPWGIDIVIAWRPLPTTSPFHSLPPPPPKTPLYKTILPREYLIKYASRSFRHVTWVPHTWLSAIAPMKLRRFLEKGPILDLVTDETLEAKGDDMVMPSIADIDNLATLDEKRDVGRGKRVELIVDAEEDAESGLPVLWSTIDRVLDVLLIRPTAAQIKEKKKKKKKTQLQTVKRHQRRILSLSPSPSDDNDDAPFSPPNSTLAAAVAVKTKTKTPFEQLQADLDIPDGLRLPDDELIEIEEWEALTGRRLVETDVDEIAGLVGWGLFKWEDLQYDRACWDTPPPSSSPLYAAYKHGLFKYLAARRITIPVLTPTQIRARDNNTDDDVVAAARGRFVPPQEQPECIAGGTLMPFQMEGFQWLLYKYFKRESCILADDMGLGKTVQIASVLGYLGSAKYEIYPCLVVVPNSTITNWVREFEKWSPHLRVVPFYGEAASREIIFKYELFHKGLQGKPAGLKAHIVLTTYDMITSSEFRVFSAIPRWEVLCVDEGQRLKSDNSKIFNNLKTLNSVHRILLTGTPLNNNIRELFNLLNFLDQDSFKDLESMEQEYADLNEAKIQKLHQMIKPYILRRIKADVLNLPPKVEIIVPISLTPLQKQMYKGIFENHADIIQDILKARQKRRRAKKSVQSIPPTN; encoded by the exons ATGCCTGCGCCACGCCTCCTCTGCCCGGTGATAGAGCTCACGCCCCTCCCCCCAGCAGTCCGCGCCCTCTACGCCCCGCCCCCCGCCCAGTCAAGACACCGCACA TTCTGTGGAAAATGCCGCCGCCCGCCCGCGTCCCGCATCCTCGCATCCCTCCACACCCGTCCCAAGAAACGCAAAAGGCCATCCCCAGAagacgacgacgacgacgatcTATGGAGTGACAGCGAGCTCGTCCATATCCTGCAGGGCTGGGTCACC TGCAGGCGGTGTGTCGTCGCGTCCCATTATGGCTGTCTGTCGTCCAGTCAGAAAAAGACGGTTCTCGAGTCGCTCCGCGCGCAAGACCTGGCTGCACTTGGAAGCACTGACCCTACCGTCGAGGTGTTAGATGTACCGCTCCGAAAGACTCTGGCGATCGGACAAGAAACGGACTTTTTATGCGCTAAATGCACCGAAGGGGCACCCTGTTTTGTCTGCTGCAAAGACCAGCTTCAA AGCAACACCCCGCTTCTTTTCAGGTGCTTGCGATGCAAGCAAGCAGCTCACTATGAACACT TAAAAGTCCCTAAATCGCTTGGCGAAAACGCACACCTGGCAGAGATTGCACACACCTACCAGACCCAGACGGACGACGGAGCTGCCTGGACGTGCCATCAATGTCGCGAATCACCATGGGGTATCGATATC GTGATCGCCTGGCGTCCTCTCCCTACCACATCTCCTTTCCACTCGTTAccccctcctccacccaaAACGCCCTTATACAAAACCATCCTCCCCAGGGAATATCTCATCAAATACGCTTCCCGATCGTTCCGCCATGTAACATGGGTCCCCCACACCTGGCTCTCCGCCATTGCCCCCATGAAACTCAGGCGATTCTTGGAAAAGGGTCCGATACTCGATTTGGTCACGGATGAGACACTAGAGGCTAAAGGGGATGATATGGTCATGCCTAGTATCGCGGATATCGATAACCTTGCAACTCTTGACGAAAAGAGAGATGTGGGCCGTGGGAAAAGGGTGGAATTGATCGTTGATGCGGAGGAGGATGCGGAAAGTGGTTTGCCCGTTTTATGGAGT ACGATTGACCGGGTCTTGGACGTCTTGCTGATTCGACCTACTGCTGCGCAaatcaaggagaagaagaagaagaagaagaaaactCAATTACAAACTGTTAAACGGCATCAGCGGCGTATACTCTCCCTgtctccttctccatctgACGACAACGACGACGCCCCATTTTCACCACCGAATTCCACTCTAGCAGCAGCAGTAGCTGTCAAGACGAAAACGAAAACACCTTTTGAACAGCTTCAGGCAGATCTCGACATCCCCGACGGTCTTCGCCTACCTGATGACGAGCTCATTGAAATCGAGGAATGGGAAGCACTCACGGGGAGAAGACTGGTCGAGACGGATGTTGATGAAATTGCAGGCTTGGTGGGATGGGGCCTGTTCAAATGGGAAGATTTGCAGTACGATCGAG CATGCTGGGATACACCTCCACCTTCGTCATCACCCCTCTACGCTGCATACAAGCATGGTCTCTTCAAGTACCTCGCCGCCCGGCGCATCACTATCCCCGTCCTGACCCCGACCCAGATCCGCGCTCGGGATAACAATACAGATGACGATGTCGTCGCCGCTGCTAGAGGGCGCTTTGTGCCCCCTCAAGAACAGCCGGAATGTATTGCAGGAGGCACCTTGATGCCTTTCCAGATGGAAGGGTTTCAGTGGTTGTTGTATAAATATTTTAAAAGAGAAAGCTGTATTCTGGCGGATGATATGGGTTTGGGCAAAAC TGTGCAGATCGCCTCTGTGTTGGGTTATCTAGGCTCTGCCAAATATGAAATCTATCCTTGTCTGGTGGTCGTGCCGAATTC AACAATCACCAATTGGGTCAGAGAGTTTGAAAAATGGAGTCCGCATTTGAGAGTC GTTCCCTTCTATGGCGAAGCAGCTT CACGCGAAATCATCTTCAAGTACGAACTATTTCATAAAGGGTTACAAGGAAAACCTGCGGGCCTCAAAGC CCACATTGTCTTGACCACGTACGATATGATAACTTCTTCAGAATTCCGTGTTTTCTCTGCCATCCCCCGATGGGAGGTGCTCTGTGTGGACGAGGGACAACGAC TCAAATCTGACAATAGTAAAATATTCAATAATCTCAAAACTCTCAACTCTGTGCACCGCATACTGCTTACGGGGACACCGCTGAACAATAACATCCGTGAATTGTTCAACCTGCTCAATTTCTTGGATCAAGATAGTTTCAAGGACTTGGAGTCCATGGAACAGGAGTATGCCGATTTGAATGAGGCCAAAATCCAAAAACTGCACCAGATGATTAAACCATACATCCTTCGAAGGATCAAGGCCGATGTCCTCAATCTACCACCAAAG GTCGAAATTATCGTCCCCATCTCACTTACCCCGCTGCAGAAGCAAATGTACAAAGGTATATTTGAGAACCATGCCGATATAATCCAAGACATTCTCAAAGCTAGACAAAAAAGGCGACGGGCAAAGAAGTCTGTCCAGTCGATACCACCAACCAATTAA